The Negativicutes bacterium genomic sequence TTGAATTAACGAAATAGGATGTTGTTGAATCGCTTTAATAATATCTAATTTACTAAAGGCACAAACAATGTTTTCATAATGAAAAGTGTGAAAGAAATCAATGTTATTAAATTCTTCTTCTGAAACAATTTTAAATTCTTCTACCGAAAAATCTTCAGTGGTAGCTGTCGTATAACGTTTTATTTCGTGTAAGCCTAATTTCTTTAGTTCAGAAATAATGGCAGTTTTGCCTGAGGCGGTAGGTCCGATAATTGCATAAACTTTACTCATATTGACTACTACTTCCATAATGTATTTATAAAGATAATTATAACATAAAAACCTTATAGTAAAAATATTTGTCAGTAAAAAGACAAACAAAAACGAGGGCCATTCCGATCAGCCCTCGTTTTCGCACCTCTATACCCTTTACCATCATCACCATGGTTTACCAGACCATAGCAATCCCCGTCTTTTATGATACAATATTTAGGATTAAAAATCAATAAAAAAAAGAAAACCCTTCTTATTACAAGAAGAGTTACAGATTTTAATGGTCGGAGCGGCAGGATTCGAACCTGCGACCCCCTGGTCCCAAGCCAGGTGCTCTACCAAACTGAGCCACGCCCCGCTGTCTTATCGACAAAATATATTATATAAATAATATATTGATTTGTCAATATTAAATTAAAGTAAAATGATTTTTTTCTTTAAAAATCATTTTACAGGGCTGAATGTATTTACTAAATAAAAAAGAAGAGGTAGAATAACAATGGTTAACTTGTTTTTAAAGATAGGTTAACTTTTCTTTGTTTTATAATATTGATGTAGAAGGTGAATATTGTGATAGGTTTATTTGTAACAGCGACTGATACTGATATCGGTAAAACCATTATTTCCGGAGCAATTTTAGCAGCGATAAAAAATAGAGGCATTAATATTGGAGCGTTAAAACCATTGGCATCGGGCTGTATTAGCAATAATGATGGAGTTTTAGAAGCCGAGGACGCTACATTTTTAATGAGAGCTTTGGATTTTCCGGAAAGTAAAAGAACTGAAGTTAATATGCTAGCGTTAGAACCGGCATTAACACCAGCGGTAGCGGCGAAAGTAAGTGGGATAACAATAAATATGGCTACAGTTATGGAGCATTGTTATAAGGTTGCTGATAGTTATGAAGCAGTTGTAGTAGAAGGGGTCGGCGGTATAACAGCTCCGTTAATAGATGATTATTTATTAGCGGATATGATTGTTGCAATGAACTTGCCAACGATTTTGGTGGCAACAGCAGGGTTAGGATCAATAAAC encodes the following:
- the bioD gene encoding dethiobiotin synthase; the protein is MIGLFVTATDTDIGKTIISGAILAAIKNRGINIGALKPLASGCISNNDGVLEAEDATFLMRALDFPESKRTEVNMLALEPALTPAVAAKVSGITINMATVMEHCYKVADSYEAVVVEGVGGITAPLIDDYLLADMIVAMNLPTILVATAGLGSINQVVLTAEYAKQRKINLVGIIINKYDENKAGILEESNLEYMTRLTGLPILGKFPMLKNLEITSPQLGKIAEEYININEIIKMMELK